One Chelonoidis abingdonii isolate Lonesome George chromosome 17, CheloAbing_2.0, whole genome shotgun sequence DNA segment encodes these proteins:
- the GPR27 gene encoding putative G-protein coupled receptor 27, whose amino-acid sequence MANASELSSSSSPHLSSPGGLLSASGLKLATLGLILCVSLAGNVLFAWLILKDRHLHRAPYFLLLDLCLADALRSLACFPFVMLSVRSGAAAWPHGPLSCKVLAFLAVLFCFHAAFLLFCVGVTRYMAIAHHRFYAKRMTGWTCLAMVCMVWTLALAMAFPPVFDVGTYKFIREEEQCIFEHRYVKANDTLGFMLMLAAVIAATHLVYVKLLFFIHRHRKMKPAQLVPAISQNWTFHGPGATGQAAANWTAGFGRGPTPPTLVGIRQATHSQIKRLLVLEEFKMEKRICKMFYMITLLFLLLWSPYIVACYLRVFIKASTIPQVYLTASVWMTFAQAGVNPILCFIFNKELRVCFRAHFPCCQSIQSTQGTILCDLKSFGM is encoded by the coding sequence ATGGCGAACGCCAgcgagctcagcagcagcagcagcccgcaCCTGTCCAGCCCGGGCGGCCTGCTCAGCGCCTCCGGCCTCAAGCTGGCCACgctgggcttgatcctgtgcGTCAGCCTGGCCGGCAACGTGCTCTTCGCCTGGCTCATCCTGAAGGACCGGCACTTGCACCGCGCGCCCTACTTCCTGCTGCTGGACCTGTGCCTGGCCGACGCGCTGCGCTCGCTGGCCTGCTTCCCCTTCGTCATGCTGTCGGTGCGCAGCGGGGCGGCCGCCTGGCCCCACGGGCCGCTCAGCTGCAAGGTGCTGGCCTTCCTGGCCGTCCTCTTCTGCTTCCACGCCGCCTTCCTGCTCTTCTGCGTGGGCGTGACCCGCTACATGGCCATCGCCCACCACCGCTTCTACGCCAAGCGCATGACAGGCTGGAcctgcctggccatggtgtgtaTGGTCTGGACCCTGGCCCTGGCCATGGCCTTCCCGCCCGTCTTCGACGTGGGCACTTACAAGTTCATCCGGGAGGAGGAGCAGTGCATCTTCGAGCACCGCTACGTCAAGGCCAACGACACGCTGGGCTTCATGCTCATGCTGGCTGCCGTCATCGCCGCCACCCACCTGGTCTACGTCAAGCTCCTCTTCTTCATCCACCGCCACCGCAAGATGAAGCCGGCCCAGCTCGTCCCGGCCATCAGCCAGAACTGGACCTTCCATGGGCCGGGAGCCACCGGCCAAGCTGCTGCCAACTGGACGGCTGGCTTTGGCAGGGGCCCCACTCCGCCCACGCTGGTGGGCATCAGGCAGGCCACCCACAGCCAGATCAAGAGGCTGCTGGTGCTGGAGGAGTTCAAGATGGAGAAGAGGATCTGCAAGATGTTCTACATGATCAccctgctcttcctgctgctctggTCCCCCTACATCGTGGCCTGTTACCTGCGGGTCTTCATCAAGGCCAGCACCATCCCGCAGGTCTACCTGACTGCTTCGGTCTGGATGACATTCGCCCAGGCAGGAGTCAACCCCATCCTGTGCTTCATCTTCAACAAGGAGCTCAGGGTCTGCTTCAGAGCCCACTTCCCCTGCTGCCAAAGCATACAGAGCACCCAGGGCACCATCCTTTGTGATCTCAAGAGCTTTGGCATGTAG